The following are encoded together in the Glycine max cultivar Williams 82 chromosome 8, Glycine_max_v4.0, whole genome shotgun sequence genome:
- the LOC100783044 gene encoding vacuolar protein sorting-associated protein 36, giving the protein MAGNCLPPVKLTGSGRPVLEPNEIECFFLSGVDLLSEDDPSFPHLKSGLLILTTHRLLWLPDSAASAGGTAGAIPLAAVSHIFSPKMSLRKVFASPRVRFQVSLSPEGRVSAAGSRSVVATAVVRGKGDCDAFLAKFTENCRARAWQEAESGSSSGSNSAVMAATATSSSSGGIYSSDGTVRMVGVSGILRKEQEMWESTDRSLQEAFQDLNALMSKAKEMVMLAEKMRLKLLSGSNSQTNATNDEEMGSKEEMQDWLLSVGIISPVTKESAGALYHQQLSRQLADFVKVPLEKAGGIINLIDIYCLFNRARGTELISPDDLLQACSLWEKFDVQVVLRKFDSGVMVIQTKSHSDEEVFNKVKMLVLKPDALRAGISASDAARTLGVAPAMAKEHLLSAESKGLLCRDISPDGFRFYINLFVEIDRDYMYLVKDQGIYASWVQANDTHA; this is encoded by the exons ATGGCCGGAAACTGCTTGCCGCCGGTGAAGCTCACCGGCAGCGGCCGCCCGGTGCTCGAACCCAACGAAATCGAGTGCTTCTTCCTCTCCGGCGTTGACCTTCTCAGCGAAGACGACCCCAGCTTCCCTCACCTCAAATCTGGCCTCCTCATCCTCACCACGCACCGCCTACTCTGGCTCCCGGACTCCGCCGCATCCGCCGGCGGCACCGCCGGCGCCATCCCCCTCGCCGCCGTCTCCCACATTTTCTCCCCCAAGATGTCCCTGCGGAAGGTGTTCGCCTCGCCGCGGGTCCGGTTCCAGGTGTCACTGTCGCCGGAGGGAAGGGTCTCCGCGGCGGGTTCGCGATCGGTGGTGGCGACGGCGGTGGTGAGAGGGAAGGGGGATTGCGACGCGTTTTTGGCGAAGTTTACGGAGAATTGCCGCGCCAGGGCGTGGCAGGAGGCGGAGAGTGGGTCCAGTTCGGGGTCGAATTCGGCAGTGATGGCGGCAACAGCGACATCATCATCGTCGGGCGGGATTTATTCGAGCGACGGAACGGTGAGGATGGTGGGAGTGTCTGGGATACTGAGGAAGGAGCAGGAAATGTGGGAGAGTACTGATAGGAGCTTGCAGGAGGCTTTTCAGGATTTGAATGCTCTCATG AGCAAGGCTAAAGAGATGGTGATGCTAGCAGAGAAAATGAGGCTAAAACTTTTGTCTGGCTCAAATTCTCAAACCAATGCAACTAATGATGAGGAGATGGGTTCGAAGGAAGAAATGCAAGATTGGTTATTGAGTGTTGGTATTATATCCCCTGTTACGAAAGAGTCTGCGGGTGCTTTGTATCATCAACAACTTTCTCGTCAG TTGGCAGATTTTGTTAAAGTTCCACTTGAGAAAGCTGGGGGAATTATCAATCTTATTGATATATATTGTCTCTTCAACCGTGCTCGTGGCACAG AATTGATCTCACCTGATGATTTGTTGCAAGCATGTTCTCTGTGGGAGAAGTTTGATGT CCAAGTGGTTCTGCGCAAGTTTGATAGTGGAGTCATGGTAATACAGACGAAGTCCCACAGTGATGAGGAG GTTTTCAATAAAGTCAAGATGCTTGTTTTGAAACCTGACGCCCTTCGAGCTGGAATAAGTGCTAGTGATGCTGCAAGGACACTAGGGGTTGCTCCAGCAATGGCAAAGGAGCATCTCTTGTCTGCAGAGAGCAAAG GTTTACTATGCAGAGATATCAGCCCTGATGGATTTCGCTTTTATATTAACTTGTTTGTGGAAATTGACCGAGATTATATGTATTT AGTGAAAGATCAGGGAATTTATGCCTCGTGGGTACAGGCTAACGATACTCATGCTTGA
- the LOC100783578 gene encoding cell division cycle 20.2, cofactor of APC complex, with product MTKSRFPFRRMNSQEILDRFIPNRSAMDFDYAHYMLTEGNKKGKEEKKNPLVMSPSREAYQKQLADAFNMNRTRILAFKSKPRTRRVELIPNSIFSPPPPPISSKHRRHIPQSSERVLDAPDILDDFYLNLLDWGNNNVLSIALGNTVYIWDASYSSTAELVTVDEEEGPVTSVAWAPDGCHVAIGLNNSHVLLWDSNVSRLVRTLRGGHQARVGSLSWNNHILTTGGMDGRIVNNDVRVRHHIGESYRGHQQEVCGLRWSPSGQQLASGGNDNVIHIWDRAMVSSNSPTRWLHRFEEHKAAVRALAWCPFQANLLASGGGGGDHCIKFWNTHTGACLNSVDTGSQVCALVWNKNERELLSSHGFTQNQLALWKYPSMLKKAELKGHTSRVLYMAQSPNGCTVASAAGDETLRFWNVFGTPQASKPAPKTNVEPFANVNCIR from the exons ATGACCAAGTCCCGATTCCCCTTCCGCAGAATGAATTCTCAAGAAATC TTGGACAGGTTTATTCCTAATCGCTCTGCGATGGACTTCGATTATGCGCATTATATGCTCACGGAAGGGAACAAGAagggaaaagaagagaaaaagaacccTCTGGTGATGTCACCATCGCGAGAAGCGTACCAGAAGCAACTCGCTGATGCCTTCAACATGAACCGGACCCGAATTTTGGCCTTCAAGAGCAAACCCCGAACGCGGCGGGTTGAACTCATTCCCAATTCCATCTTTTCCCCTCCTCCTCCACCCATTTCCTCTAAGCATAGACGCCACATTCCTCAG AGTTCGGAGAGGGTATTGGATGCTCCGGATATACTGGATGACTTTTATTTAAATCTGTTGGACTGGGGCAACAACAATGTTTTGAGCATTGCCCTTGGAAACACCGTGTATATATGGGATGCATCTTATAGCTCCACGGCTGAACTTGTCACTGTGGATGAGGAAGAGGGTCCTGTCACAAGCGTTGCCTGGGCTCCCGATGGATGCCATGTAGCCATCGGTTTGAACAACTCGCATGTCCTGCTCTGGGATTCTAATGTTTCTAGGCTG GTAAGAACATTGAGAGGTGGACATCAAGCACGGGTAGGTTCACTGTCTTGGAACAATCATATTCTCACAACAGGAGGGATGGATGGTAGAATTGTTAACAATGATGTTAGAGTGAGACATCATATTGGTGAATCTTATAGGGGACATCAGCAGGAGGTTTGTGGGCTCAGGTGGTCTCCCTCCGGACAACAATTGGCAAGTGGAGGCAACGATAATGTTATTCACATATGGGACAGGGCTATGGTTTCCTCAAATTCACCGACCCGTTGGCTTCACAGGTTTGAGGAGCATAAAGCTGCTGTGAGGGCACTAGCTTGGTGTCCATTCCAGGCAAATCTGCTAGCTTCTGGTGGAGGTGGGGGTGATCACTGCATTAAGTTCTGGAACACTCATACGGGAGCATGCTTGAACTCTGTTGACACAGGCTCACAAGTGTGCGCTCTTGTGTGGAACAAGAATGAGCGTGAATTACTTAGCTCGCATGGTTTCACCCAGAACCAGCTTGCTCTTTGGAAATATCCTTCAATGCTGAAGAAGGCAGAGCTCAAGGGTCATACCTCCAGGGTGCTGTATATGGCGCAAAGTCCAAATGGGTGTACTGTGGCCTCTGCAGCAGGGGATGAGACACTGAGATTTTGGAATGTCTTTGGAACTCCACAGGCTTCCAAACCAGCACCCAAAACTAACGTTGAGCCCTTTGCTAACGTGAACTGTATCCGTTGA